In Caproiciproducens sp. NJN-50, the following are encoded in one genomic region:
- the rlmH gene encoding 23S rRNA (pseudouridine(1915)-N(3))-methyltransferase RlmH, with product MLRCNLICVGKLKEEYWKKAFQEYEKRLQPFCRFSVTELPESCLPDQPSESQISLALNLEADRILASAEGSVLIALCIEGKSVSSEQLASQLRDIALHGTSKISFVIGSSFGLSDRVKQKAFLRLSMSAMTFPHQMARVMLIEQIYRSFQIIHNGKYHK from the coding sequence ATGCTGAGATGCAATCTGATTTGTGTTGGGAAACTAAAAGAAGAATATTGGAAAAAAGCCTTTCAGGAATACGAGAAACGTCTGCAGCCGTTCTGCCGCTTTTCTGTAACCGAGCTTCCGGAGAGCTGTTTGCCGGATCAGCCGAGCGAGTCCCAGATTTCTCTGGCTCTTAACCTGGAGGCGGATCGAATTTTAGCTTCTGCGGAAGGCTCCGTTCTCATCGCTTTATGCATTGAGGGGAAATCTGTTTCTTCGGAGCAGCTGGCAAGCCAGCTCAGAGACATTGCTTTACATGGGACCAGCAAAATCAGCTTTGTCATAGGGAGTTCATTTGGACTTTCGGACAGAGTGAAACAAAAAGCATTTCTGCGGCTTTCCATGTCTGCGATGACTTTTCCGCACCAGATGGCGCGTGTTATGCTGATTGAGCAGATCTATCGTTCTTTTCAAATCATCCATAACGGTAAATATCATAAATAG
- a CDS encoding MBL fold metallo-hydrolase: MARFCALFSGSSGNSYYIGSERSGILVDAGRTAKQLDAMLENCGIRCEAVQAVFVTHEHSDHIKGLRVFASKHHLPVFASAGTLTELELLDCLSPKYEANVIGESGMECAGMFIKPFHTSHDSAESIGYRIETHDGRTVAVSTDLGFLTDEVRQDLTGADMIVLESNHDVGMLQSGPYPYYLKRRILSKTGHLSNMDCAGELSGFAASGTTRFVLAHLSSENNTPELAYQTSLCSLTMSGLKQGTDFELYVAPKENREGKLILF; this comes from the coding sequence TTGGCTCGATTTTGCGCTTTGTTCAGCGGGAGCAGCGGGAACAGTTATTACATAGGGTCCGAACGGTCGGGAATTCTGGTCGATGCCGGCAGAACGGCAAAACAGCTTGACGCCATGCTTGAAAATTGCGGAATCCGGTGTGAGGCGGTCCAGGCTGTTTTTGTGACCCATGAGCATTCCGACCATATCAAGGGCCTGAGGGTGTTTGCGTCAAAGCACCATCTGCCGGTTTTCGCATCCGCCGGTACTCTGACGGAGCTGGAACTTCTCGATTGTCTCAGTCCCAAATATGAAGCAAATGTGATCGGCGAGTCCGGAATGGAATGTGCCGGGATGTTTATCAAACCATTTCACACGTCTCACGACAGTGCGGAGAGTATCGGTTATCGAATCGAGACCCACGACGGACGGACAGTCGCCGTTTCGACGGACTTGGGATTTTTGACGGATGAGGTCCGGCAGGATTTGACCGGCGCCGATATGATCGTGTTGGAATCTAATCACGATGTCGGCATGCTGCAGAGCGGTCCGTATCCCTATTATTTAAAAAGGCGTATCCTGTCAAAAACCGGACATCTTTCCAATATGGACTGCGCGGGGGAGTTGAGCGGTTTCGCGGCCAGCGGCACGACGCGGTTTGTTTTGGCTCATCTCAGTTCGGAAAACAATACTCCGGAATTGGCTTACCAAACGTCTCTTTGTTCCCTGACCATGTCCGGGCTGAAACAGGGAACGGATTTCGAACTGTATGTTGCCCCTAAGGAAAACAGGGAAGGAAAGCTGATTCTATTTTAA
- a CDS encoding ABC transporter permease, giving the protein MLGIAIGVSSVIIIANISQSGTDSLNDELESLGLSGLSISTKSGTNVSLTEDDLGFIRKFSQVEQASPVMVEDTSVTVHDKTASTLLWGIDSKASDIISLQVLYGRLFNQRDINTCANVCLVDEQFSESAYHRGNMVGKTISFPCGGIEQDFTVVGVIKTGTGLLQNLIGNYIPTFIYVPYTTMQASTGRDSFDQVAVKIHTGDNAENVGKMIVNHLDLRSGTEAFVSNNLAKQKDGLLQVLDLVTLILSAVGSISLLVASLSIMTVMLVSVNERTREIGIKKALGATRGAIMLEFLFEAVLISLIGCILGTGTGYLISCAGAAYFHVAFHFRIDIILMAAGFSILSGTVFGVYPAYKAARLKPVDALRQE; this is encoded by the coding sequence GTGTTGGGCATCGCAATTGGAGTTTCTTCTGTTATTATTATTGCCAATATCAGCCAGAGTGGAACGGATTCCCTGAACGACGAGCTGGAAAGCCTTGGCCTTAGCGGACTTTCCATTTCTACAAAGTCGGGAACAAATGTATCTTTGACGGAGGACGACTTGGGTTTCATCCGGAAATTCAGCCAAGTGGAACAGGCTTCTCCGGTCATGGTAGAAGATACAAGCGTCACTGTCCATGACAAGACCGCTTCCACACTGCTTTGGGGAATCGATTCCAAGGCGAGCGATATCATATCTCTGCAGGTTTTATATGGCCGCTTGTTTAATCAAAGAGACATAAACACTTGTGCGAATGTTTGTTTGGTTGACGAACAATTTTCCGAAAGCGCTTATCACAGGGGCAATATGGTCGGCAAAACCATCTCTTTTCCCTGTGGAGGAATCGAACAGGATTTTACTGTTGTGGGAGTGATTAAAACGGGAACCGGTCTTTTGCAAAATCTAATCGGAAATTACATTCCTACTTTTATCTATGTACCATACACTACGATGCAGGCTTCTACCGGCCGGGACAGTTTTGACCAAGTAGCCGTAAAAATTCATACGGGGGACAATGCTGAGAACGTAGGAAAAATGATCGTGAACCATCTGGATCTTCGCAGCGGAACAGAAGCGTTTGTATCAAATAACCTGGCAAAGCAAAAAGACGGTTTGCTGCAGGTGCTTGACCTTGTGACGCTGATTCTGTCCGCCGTCGGTTCGATTTCGCTTCTGGTCGCCAGCCTGAGCATCATGACCGTTATGCTTGTGTCGGTAAACGAGAGAACCCGTGAAATAGGAATCAAAAAAGCGCTGGGTGCAACCCGGGGCGCGATCATGCTGGAGTTTTTGTTTGAGGCGGTACTCATTTCACTGATCGGCTGCATTTTGGGAACCGGTACAGGGTACCTGATCTCCTGCGCCGGTGCGGCCTACTTTCATGTAGCGTTTCATTTCAGGATCGATATCATTTTAATGGCGGCAGGCTTTTCCATTCTTTCGGGGACTGTTTTTGGCGTATATCCGGCCTATAAGGCCGCCCGCCTGAAACCAGTGGATGCACTGCGGCAGGAGTAA
- a CDS encoding DUF6873 family GME fold protein, whose product MRYIQTPNLPETDVSLLTASAAYPGILMELKRLGISAIPVDPSKSLPAPVQAHADMLCHPLGGRRVIVAKGEKRLAADLKQFGFKIIESVSSIAGSYPNDSGLNAARVGNKLIANPQILDKAIWDDCLSKGIKIIEVRQGYTKCSTAVVDEHSIITSDDGIATAAFKAGLEVLKIQPGHIRLPGYSYGFIGGCCGLIGRNRMAFAGNPNSHPDFCRIKEFLDRREIEVIILSKDSLLDIGGMIPLMEGE is encoded by the coding sequence ATGCGGTATATTCAAACCCCAAACCTCCCTGAGACGGATGTCAGCCTTCTCACGGCCTCCGCGGCCTATCCCGGAATATTAATGGAGCTGAAGAGATTGGGGATCAGTGCCATTCCTGTCGATCCAAGCAAATCGCTGCCGGCGCCAGTACAGGCTCACGCGGACATGCTGTGCCATCCTCTTGGCGGCCGGCGGGTTATCGTCGCGAAAGGGGAAAAAAGATTAGCGGCAGATCTGAAACAATTCGGTTTCAAAATCATAGAATCCGTCTCAAGTATTGCGGGCTCCTATCCAAATGATTCCGGACTGAACGCGGCGAGAGTTGGCAACAAATTGATTGCAAATCCCCAAATTCTTGATAAAGCGATATGGGATGATTGTTTATCAAAAGGTATAAAAATCATCGAGGTCCGGCAGGGTTATACGAAATGTTCAACCGCCGTTGTAGATGAACATTCCATTATCACATCGGATGATGGAATTGCAACGGCGGCATTCAAAGCAGGGCTGGAAGTGTTGAAAATTCAGCCGGGACATATCAGGCTTCCCGGGTATTCCTATGGATTTATCGGGGGCTGCTGCGGACTGATCGGTCGGAATCGAATGGCATTTGCAGGCAATCCGAACAGCCATCCGGATTTTTGCAGAATCAAAGAATTTCTCGACCGGAGAGAAATAGAAGTTATAATACTTTCCAAAGATTCGCTTCTGGACATCGGCGGAATGATCCCGTTGATGGAAGGGGAATAA
- the radA gene encoding DNA repair protein RadA yields the protein MAGKRKSVYICSECGLESPKWYGKCPGCGQWNTMNEEIVESAPSKAAGNSGARSGGLVRAVSLSELSASEEERYHTGMSELDRVLGGGIVRGSLVLVSGEPGIGKSTILLQICQHLGQALKILYVSGEESGRQIKLRAARLGVDSENLYILTETDIQAVIEQVREQKPDLLMIDSIQTMNFTDLNSSPGSVTQVRECTNAIMRAVKSLEIPALIVGHVNKDGAIAGPKVLEHIVDAVLYFEGDRQMSYRLLRAIKNRYGSTNEIGVFEMGEDGLHQVENPSQAMLSGRPSHVAGTCVTCVMEGSRPILAEIQGLATTSGYGTPRRMATGFDYNRMSLLLAVLEKRAGYFFSNLDAYVNVVGGLRLDEPACDLAVALSLVSSLKNKPITDSAIVFGEIGLAGELRSVTQIDARIGEAKRLGFKVCVLPDHSLSRTRIKWDGIRLVGAKNVKEAFEAATD from the coding sequence ATGGCTGGGAAAAGAAAAAGCGTCTATATCTGTTCGGAATGCGGCTTGGAATCTCCGAAATGGTATGGAAAATGTCCCGGATGCGGCCAATGGAACACCATGAACGAGGAAATCGTAGAGTCCGCGCCCTCAAAAGCGGCGGGAAACAGTGGCGCAAGATCCGGAGGACTCGTCAGGGCGGTCTCGCTGTCGGAGCTTTCCGCCTCTGAAGAAGAGCGGTATCATACCGGAATGAGTGAGTTGGACCGTGTTCTGGGCGGAGGAATTGTCAGGGGATCTCTGGTACTTGTCAGCGGAGAGCCCGGCATTGGGAAATCAACCATTTTACTTCAAATCTGTCAGCATCTTGGACAAGCCTTAAAAATACTTTATGTTTCCGGCGAAGAATCCGGAAGGCAGATTAAGCTTCGCGCCGCGCGTCTTGGCGTGGACAGCGAAAATCTGTACATCCTGACGGAGACGGACATTCAGGCGGTTATTGAGCAGGTGCGGGAGCAGAAGCCGGATCTTCTCATGATCGATTCCATTCAGACGATGAACTTTACGGATCTGAACTCATCGCCCGGAAGCGTAACGCAGGTCAGGGAGTGCACCAATGCGATTATGCGCGCGGTAAAGTCGCTTGAAATACCGGCTTTGATCGTGGGCCATGTCAATAAGGATGGTGCCATCGCAGGGCCGAAAGTACTGGAACACATCGTCGACGCGGTCCTTTATTTCGAAGGAGACCGGCAAATGTCCTATCGTTTGCTGCGGGCCATTAAAAACAGGTACGGCTCAACCAACGAGATCGGTGTCTTCGAAATGGGGGAGGACGGCCTTCATCAGGTTGAAAATCCTTCGCAGGCCATGCTGTCCGGCCGGCCAAGCCATGTGGCGGGAACCTGCGTCACCTGTGTGATGGAAGGTTCCCGTCCGATTCTTGCGGAAATTCAGGGGCTTGCGACCACCTCCGGCTATGGGACTCCGCGCCGGATGGCCACCGGGTTTGATTACAATCGAATGTCGCTGCTTCTTGCCGTCCTTGAAAAACGGGCCGGATATTTTTTTTCCAATCTTGACGCCTATGTAAACGTCGTGGGAGGACTGCGCCTTGACGAGCCGGCCTGTGACCTTGCGGTTGCGCTGTCGTTGGTCTCCAGCCTGAAAAATAAGCCGATCACTGATTCTGCCATTGTATTCGGCGAAATCGGCCTCGCGGGGGAGTTGCGTTCCGTCACGCAGATCGATGCCCGCATCGGCGAGGCAAAACGTCTTGGCTTCAAAGTCTGCGTTCTTCCCGACCACAGCCTGAGCCGGACCCGCATCAAATGGGATGGAATCCGGCTGGTAGGTGCTAAAAATGTGAAGGAGGCGTTTGAGGCCGCGACTGATTGA
- a CDS encoding N-acetylmuramoyl-L-alanine amidase → MLSYLSYHRIGQIASTLAEGQAPRTVVIDAGHGGEDGGASGASGVPEKDINLAIAKDLEQLLTVSGYQVVMTRTDDAEIGDNTLGTIRARKVSDMHQRLKILEDQGSCIFISIHQNFFTQSQYSGTQIFYSKNNAESKPLSEDIRARVVGLLQKDNKRETKPATSAIYLLWEAKVPAVLVECGFLSNAQEEAKLKDTSYQQKMAFSIYSGFLDYCSGIRQPS, encoded by the coding sequence ATGCTGTCCTATTTATCTTATCACCGGATTGGCCAAATCGCTTCTACGCTCGCCGAGGGGCAGGCGCCCCGCACTGTAGTCATCGATGCAGGTCACGGCGGGGAAGACGGCGGGGCATCAGGTGCTTCCGGGGTGCCGGAAAAAGACATAAATCTTGCAATTGCAAAGGACCTGGAACAGCTGTTGACGGTTTCGGGTTACCAGGTTGTAATGACCCGAACAGACGATGCGGAGATCGGCGATAATACTTTAGGCACGATCCGCGCGCGGAAGGTCAGCGACATGCACCAGCGCCTGAAGATTCTGGAAGATCAGGGAAGCTGTATTTTTATCAGCATTCATCAGAATTTTTTTACTCAGAGCCAGTATTCCGGCACTCAGATTTTTTACTCGAAAAACAATGCGGAAAGCAAACCTCTTTCGGAGGATATCAGGGCAAGAGTGGTCGGGCTGCTGCAAAAAGACAACAAAAGGGAAACAAAACCCGCCACCAGCGCTATTTATTTGCTGTGGGAAGCGAAAGTTCCCGCGGTGTTGGTGGAATGTGGATTTTTGTCCAACGCCCAGGAGGAAGCGAAGTTGAAAGACACCTCTTATCAGCAAAAAATGGCTTTTTCCATATACAGTGGATTTTTGGATTACTGCTCCGGAATCCGCCAGCCTTCCTGA
- the proC gene encoding pyrroline-5-carboxylate reductase, producing MENQKIGFIGGGNMTAAIISGVVKNQTFPADQIYVYDIHKEKRESLHRKAGILAVDFACDLVKTCSIVFLAVKPQSFPPMLDEIRPVVEKGKTLVSIAAGISSSSIVSALSCDCPVIRAMPNTPLTLGKGATAVCRTGNVADETYHLVLKLFSSCGMVSQIEESQMNAVIAVNGSSPAYIYLFAKAVLESAEQQGIQPSVSLPLFCQTLIGSAEMLLKSGDTPDELIRKVSSRGGTTVAALDVLEKNHFEQTIDKAMRACTARAEELGK from the coding sequence ATGGAAAATCAGAAAATCGGCTTTATCGGCGGCGGGAACATGACGGCGGCCATCATCAGCGGAGTGGTGAAAAATCAGACTTTTCCCGCGGACCAGATCTATGTCTACGATATTCATAAGGAAAAGAGGGAGAGCCTGCACCGTAAGGCAGGCATTCTTGCTGTGGATTTCGCTTGTGATTTGGTCAAAACATGCAGCATTGTGTTTCTCGCCGTAAAACCGCAGAGTTTTCCGCCCATGCTGGATGAAATCCGGCCTGTAGTCGAAAAGGGGAAAACTCTGGTCTCTATCGCCGCCGGGATCTCATCCTCTTCCATTGTCTCCGCCCTTTCCTGCGACTGTCCCGTGATCCGCGCGATGCCCAACACACCGCTGACGCTCGGAAAAGGTGCCACGGCGGTTTGCCGGACCGGAAACGTGGCGGACGAAACTTATCATCTGGTATTAAAGCTTTTTTCATCCTGCGGCATGGTGTCGCAGATCGAGGAAAGCCAGATGAACGCCGTCATTGCGGTAAACGGGAGCAGCCCGGCTTATATTTATTTGTTTGCCAAGGCGGTTTTGGAGAGCGCCGAACAGCAGGGGATCCAGCCGTCGGTTTCGCTGCCGCTTTTCTGCCAGACGCTGATTGGCAGTGCGGAAATGCTTTTGAAATCGGGGGATACGCCGGATGAACTGATCCGGAAGGTGTCGTCCCGCGGCGGAACGACTGTCGCCGCGCTGGACGTTTTGGAAAAAAATCACTTTGAACAGACGATTGATAAAGCGATGAGAGCCTGCACCGCGCGCGCTGAGGAATTGGGAAAGTAA
- a CDS encoding efflux RND transporter periplasmic adaptor subunit, with protein MKRYLLLFAFTLIAAATIFTAGNTMKNSILKLDVTKMEPVQEVESVTCTGKVELSSNGNVYAPAHSIVQRVYVSSGQKVEVGQALMEVDVLSDGEDDSQETDASSYLEQESDLPRTQTIAAPVSGTVSSVSVTDAGYYIDPTQPAVVIRNSSGLQVRLNVNESQISDIKVGQKAEITGVGFKSSSYSGKVKEISSEAKQVLTTSGQETVVEAVVSVTDVKEDIKPGFTAKVKIITSSDSSVLVAPYSAVQADQDGSEYVLRVVGGKATKTLVQTGREFDSGFEIKSGVSKDDRIVTDAEDIPDGARVVPVIGKAVSAQ; from the coding sequence ATGAAACGATATCTTTTGCTTTTCGCTTTTACACTGATTGCAGCAGCTACAATTTTCACAGCGGGCAATACGATGAAAAATTCCATTCTAAAGTTGGACGTGACAAAAATGGAACCCGTTCAGGAGGTGGAATCGGTTACCTGCACCGGAAAGGTCGAACTGTCATCGAATGGAAATGTATATGCGCCCGCTCACTCGATTGTCCAAAGGGTTTACGTCAGCTCAGGACAGAAAGTGGAGGTTGGACAGGCGTTAATGGAGGTGGACGTTCTCTCTGATGGAGAGGACGATTCTCAGGAAACCGATGCCTCCTCCTATCTGGAGCAGGAAAGCGATCTGCCGAGAACGCAGACAATCGCGGCCCCCGTCAGCGGCACGGTTTCTTCTGTTTCCGTCACGGACGCAGGTTACTATATTGATCCTACGCAGCCGGCCGTCGTCATCCGCAATTCTTCGGGACTTCAAGTCCGTTTAAACGTAAATGAATCTCAAATTTCAGATATCAAAGTGGGGCAAAAGGCAGAGATCACCGGAGTTGGTTTTAAAAGTTCCAGCTATTCCGGAAAAGTAAAGGAAATATCTTCCGAGGCAAAACAAGTGCTGACCACTTCCGGACAGGAAACGGTTGTCGAGGCTGTTGTCAGCGTGACGGATGTAAAAGAAGATATCAAGCCTGGCTTTACAGCGAAAGTGAAAATTATCACATCAAGCGATTCCTCCGTTCTGGTTGCCCCCTACAGCGCAGTCCAGGCCGACCAGGACGGAAGCGAATACGTACTCCGTGTTGTGGGGGGAAAAGCGACAAAGACTCTGGTTCAGACAGGGCGCGAATTCGACAGCGGATTTGAAATCAAGTCCGGTGTTTCCAAGGATGACAGGATTGTGACAGACGCGGAAGATATACCGGATGGTGCGCGTGTCGTTCCGGTCATCGGCAAGGCGGTGAGCGCTCAGTGA
- a CDS encoding tyrosine recombinase: MKDFCFGFSEYLVNQKSVSANTLESYMRDVEHFIFYLSEKGTGDPVSADTETMKSYIEDMKRNKKSEATITRNLASIRCFYQYMVLSGFASANPAKSIRLKKGEKKFPQILNGKEIELLLSQPNIQEAKGCRDKAMLELLYATGIRASELVDLDIGSISLSTGMLRCCSDRNERVIPVYPTSISAISDYIARVRSQIITPAGGQALFVNLNGRRLTRQGFWKIVKGYAEQAKIVKEITPHTLRHSFALHLLENGAELKDIQAMLGHADISSTQIYVHLLNDHYKEVYNQCHPRAKLG, translated from the coding sequence ATGAAGGATTTTTGTTTTGGTTTCAGCGAATATTTGGTGAATCAAAAATCGGTTTCTGCCAATACATTGGAGTCTTATATGAGGGACGTGGAGCATTTTATTTTTTATCTTTCCGAAAAGGGAACAGGGGACCCGGTTTCCGCCGACACGGAAACGATGAAATCCTACATTGAAGACATGAAACGGAACAAAAAATCCGAAGCTACCATTACAAGAAATCTCGCATCCATTCGATGCTTTTATCAGTATATGGTCCTTTCTGGATTTGCCAGCGCCAATCCGGCAAAATCAATCCGCTTAAAAAAAGGGGAAAAAAAGTTCCCGCAGATTTTAAACGGCAAGGAAATCGAGCTTCTGTTGTCCCAGCCCAACATCCAGGAAGCCAAGGGATGCCGTGACAAGGCTATGCTGGAGCTTCTTTATGCAACGGGGATTCGCGCTTCGGAACTGGTGGACCTCGATATCGGAAGCATCAGCCTCTCCACGGGAATGCTCCGGTGCTGTTCTGATCGAAATGAACGCGTCATCCCGGTTTACCCCACTTCGATTAGCGCTATCTCTGATTACATCGCGAGGGTCCGGTCCCAAATTATCACCCCGGCGGGAGGACAGGCCCTTTTTGTCAACCTGAACGGACGCCGGCTGACGCGCCAGGGATTTTGGAAAATTGTAAAAGGATATGCGGAACAGGCGAAAATCGTAAAGGAAATTACGCCGCACACGCTTCGCCATTCCTTTGCGCTTCATCTTCTGGAAAACGGAGCGGAGCTGAAAGACATTCAGGCAATGCTGGGGCATGCCGACATTTCTTCCACACAGATTTATGTCCATCTGCTGAACGATCATTACAAAGAAGTGTACAACCAGTGCCATCCACGGGCAAAACTGGGGTAG
- a CDS encoding stage II sporulation protein M, with product MRRVMVVAHGFRKKSAFCGHDMIKAARLNWELVLLAAVFLAGMAVGAVYARNADPQALERMDFLFAGNFKARMTASFLSIFVASFASAFLFIFACFLCGLSLWGMLLIPFIPFFRGLGLGLTSGYLYSNYGGYGILFNLVVILPGAFFCCLSVLLAAREGIAFSRLLVSCGSKTISRSKLKIYLLHFGAVLGIAFFAALIDLLFSACFGGLFSF from the coding sequence ATGAGAAGGGTAATGGTTGTTGCCCACGGATTTCGGAAAAAATCGGCTTTCTGTGGGCATGATATGATAAAAGCGGCACGTCTGAACTGGGAGCTGGTTCTGTTGGCGGCTGTTTTTTTGGCGGGAATGGCAGTCGGAGCTGTCTACGCAAGAAACGCGGACCCACAGGCGCTGGAACGGATGGATTTTCTTTTTGCGGGGAACTTTAAAGCGCGGATGACTGCTTCTTTTCTTTCGATCTTTGTGGCTTCCTTTGCTTCCGCTTTTCTGTTTATTTTCGCCTGCTTTTTATGCGGTTTATCCCTGTGGGGGATGTTGCTGATTCCGTTCATTCCATTTTTTCGAGGTTTAGGCCTCGGATTGACTTCCGGGTATCTTTACTCGAATTACGGCGGTTATGGGATCCTATTTAATCTGGTCGTAATTTTGCCGGGGGCTTTCTTTTGCTGCCTGTCTGTTTTGCTCGCGGCCAGGGAGGGCATTGCTTTTTCTCGTTTGCTGGTTTCCTGCGGCTCAAAAACGATTAGTCGCTCAAAATTGAAGATTTATTTGCTGCATTTCGGCGCTGTTTTGGGCATTGCCTTTTTTGCGGCGCTGATTGACCTTCTTTTCTCCGCCTGTTTCGGCGGCCTGTTTTCCTTTTAA
- a CDS encoding DUF624 domain-containing protein — translation MLLISPFLAGITFVTRNYAKQEHVFLVSDFFDAVKLNWKAFLINGFICYVLYFILNFSIRFYFDRLSDGAIHAIAFYLCITVAIFLVFAQYYVPLMIVTFDLKLIQIYKNALIFAVIGLWRNFLLTVLLAALSFGIYFGFYISQITPFSLIIVILFAATLLFSLSFFMINYVIYPLVYQTMIQPYQKQQEKQPETGLQKEETDLESEDKK, via the coding sequence GTGCTGCTGATTTCGCCGTTTTTGGCCGGGATCACTTTTGTAACACGGAATTATGCGAAACAAGAACATGTGTTTTTGGTATCTGATTTTTTCGACGCGGTGAAACTGAACTGGAAAGCATTCCTGATCAACGGTTTCATTTGCTATGTTTTATATTTTATCCTTAACTTTTCCATTCGGTTTTATTTTGACCGGTTATCCGACGGAGCAATCCATGCAATCGCGTTCTATCTTTGCATTACCGTCGCAATATTCCTGGTTTTTGCCCAATATTACGTTCCTCTCATGATCGTTACCTTCGACCTGAAACTGATTCAGATTTATAAAAATGCGCTGATTTTCGCGGTGATAGGACTATGGCGCAATTTCCTGCTGACGGTGTTGCTGGCCGCTCTGTCATTTGGAATCTATTTTGGATTTTATATCTCACAAATCACACCGTTCAGCCTGATAATTGTAATTTTGTTCGCCGCAACATTACTGTTCTCCCTGAGCTTTTTTATGATCAATTATGTCATCTATCCTTTGGTCTATCAAACGATGATTCAACCCTATCAAAAGCAACAGGAAAAACAACCGGAAACCGGCCTTCAGAAGGAAGAAACGGATCTGGAATCGGAGGATAAAAAATAA
- a CDS encoding tyrosine recombinase XerC produces the protein MKPELLAEAPPVIREFLGYIETIRGKSPKTVEEYYLDLRTFFRYIKLRRGLVPPDTDFEKICISDIDLDLIKTIDLTQVFEYMNYLSTMRGNRASTRSRKVSSLRSFFKYLTNKTGKLDVNPVKELETPKLKKSLPKYLSLEQSMELLSKVEGKTKERDYCMLILFLNCGMRLSELVGLNLTDIHFGNSTANITGKGNKERIVYLNDACLDALKRYLAVRPREGVIDKNALFISGQRKRISPKTVQHLVKKYLSMIDLGGPGYSVHKLRHTAATLMYQHGHVDIRVLKDILGHENLGTTEIYTHLSSEQMATAAQANPLSHVKQRPSLGSEKPKKE, from the coding sequence ATGAAACCAGAACTTCTCGCCGAAGCCCCCCCGGTGATCCGGGAATTTTTGGGATATATTGAAACGATCCGGGGAAAGTCGCCAAAAACAGTCGAAGAATATTATCTTGACTTAAGGACTTTTTTCCGTTACATAAAGCTGCGTCGCGGCCTTGTGCCGCCGGATACCGATTTTGAAAAAATCTGTATTTCCGATATCGACCTCGATCTGATCAAAACAATCGATTTGACGCAGGTCTTCGAGTACATGAACTATCTGAGCACCATGCGCGGAAATCGGGCGTCGACACGCTCACGAAAGGTTTCAAGTCTGCGCAGCTTTTTTAAATATTTGACTAATAAAACAGGTAAGTTGGATGTAAATCCAGTAAAGGAGCTGGAAACACCAAAACTGAAAAAATCTCTTCCCAAATATTTGTCTCTGGAACAAAGCATGGAGTTATTATCAAAGGTCGAAGGCAAAACAAAGGAACGCGACTACTGCATGCTAATTCTTTTCTTGAATTGTGGGATGCGGCTTTCAGAGTTGGTCGGGCTGAACCTGACAGATATTCATTTCGGGAATTCCACTGCCAATATCACCGGCAAGGGCAATAAAGAACGGATTGTGTATCTGAACGATGCCTGCCTCGACGCATTGAAGCGTTACCTTGCCGTCCGTCCGCGCGAGGGGGTCATCGACAAAAACGCGCTTTTTATCAGTGGGCAGCGAAAGCGGATCAGCCCGAAAACCGTTCAGCATCTCGTAAAAAAATATCTCTCTATGATAGATCTCGGCGGACCTGGCTATTCTGTACACAAGCTCCGCCACACGGCCGCGACCCTGATGTACCAGCATGGACATGTCGATATCCGGGTCCTGAAAGACATCCTGGGGCATGAGAATCTGGGAACAACCGAAATCTATACCCATCTTTCCAGTGAACAGATGGCGACGGCGGCACAGGCAAATCCGCTTTCACACGTTAAGCAGAGACCGTCTTTGGGTTCTGAAAAGCCGAAGAAAGAATAA